A stretch of Pseudochaenichthys georgianus chromosome 2, fPseGeo1.2, whole genome shotgun sequence DNA encodes these proteins:
- the map4k4 gene encoding mitogen-activated protein kinase kinase kinase kinase 4 isoform X4 has protein sequence MANDSPAKSLVDIDLASLRDPAGIFELVEVVGNGTYGQVYKGRHVKTGQLAAIKVMDVTEDEEEEIKLEINMLKKYSHHRNIATYYGAFIKKSPPGHDDQLWLVMEFCGAGSITDLVKNTKGNQLKEDWIAYISREILRGLAHLHAHHVIHRDIKGQNVLLTENAEVKLVDFGVSAQLDRTVGRRNTFIGTPYWMAPEVIACDENPDATYDYRSDLWSTGITAIEMAEGAPPLCDMHPMRALFLIPRNPPPRLKSKKWSKKFISFIEGSLVKNYTQRPPTEQLLKHPFIRDQPNERQVRIQLKDHIDRTKKKRGEKDETEYEYSGSEEEEEDPPEQEGEPSSIVNQPGESTLRRDFIRLQQENKERSEALRRQQHLQEQQLREQEEYKRQLLAERQKRIEQQKEQRRRLEEQQRREREMRRQQEREQRRREQEDKRRVEEMDRRRKEEEERRRADDEKRRNDREQDYIRRQLEEEQRHLEMLQEQLLREQAMLLLAQVCPADSSSRLAPSHRPHALQQEFKWRELEEQRKAERLHQRLQQEQAYLLSLQHQPNKTTPPQTSTLPPDRALPSPPHAQVLDAAVSVAKGSYESSRDLDSIPSDKSQSTDSDETCPNQLSNPPTPSQTEPPHSEPPQAESLEPDRPVSPPPQPIREADERYRKNIQGSPQVAPPPKQPPLPPRSSEPFSNGGPSSSEAVAMQRPMEPQVQWSHLAALKSSISTAPSPPLPPPPPPVTVSRSQSFSEPAGVNSSFAQLQLDPQQHPSPARTDPQPPLHHPQGLSRAEPQVSGEEVPPKVPVRTTSRSPVLSRRESPLPQQPGIAAGPRVAAGVEQRPLWDRVEKLQPRPGSGSSSGSSNSSSQASPGDRFRPRCESPASSKSEGSPLQRPENVPKKPDEKNLARPTRPADLTALAKELRAVDDPRPPHKVTDYSSSSEDSGTTDEEDDEEVDQEAGEESTSGPEDSRAGRMSNGETESAKTMLVEDSENEKGMTSSKDGTLVIRQSTADIKRLVNLSSSSSSSPSAGHVHGQPQTPGLAEKNGFAGRIHHLPDLIQQSHHSPSSTTTIPSSPPSSPSFPSSSSYASPAMSPQTPLDTLTAMESQSESNSMSKHKSSSSFTPFIDPRLLQISPSSGSSLNNIAAFGPDGRLADPLKADPSRKGSVVNVNPVNTRPPSDTPEIRKYKKRFNSEILCAALWGVNLLVGTESGLMLLDRSGQGKVYPLINRRRIQQMDVLEGLNVLVTISGKKNKLRVYYLSWLRNKILHNDPEVEKKQGWVNVGELEGCVHYKVVKYERIKFLVLALKNAVEVYAWAPKPYHKFMAFKSFGDLVHKPLLVDLTVEEGQRLKVIYGSCSGFHAVDVDSGAVYDIYLPTHIQTSIQCHAIIILPNTDGIELLVCYEDEGVYVNTYGRITKDVVLQWGEMPTSVAYIRSNQIMGWGEKAIEIRSVETGHLDGVFMHKRAQRLKFLCERNDKVFFASVRTGGASQVYFMTLGRSSLMSW, from the exons GGACGACATGTCAAGACTGGACAGCTGGCTGCCATCAAAGTCATGGACGTCACGGAG gatgaagaggaggaaatTAAACTGGAGATCAATATGCTGAAGAAGTATTCCCACCACCGAAACATAGCCACCTACTACGGTGCTTTCATTAAGAAGAGCCCCCCGGGACACGATGACCAGCTCTGG TTGGTGATGGAGTTCTGTGGAGCTGGGTCCATCACAGACCTGGTGAAGAACACGAAGGGGAACCAGCTGAAGGAAGACTGGATCGCCTACATCTCCAGAGAGATCCTTAGG GGTCTGGCCCACCTTCACGCCCACCACGTCATCCACCGTGACATCAAGGGTCAAAACGTCCTGTTGACTGAGAATGCAGAAGTGAAACTGG TGGACTTTGGTGTCAGTGCTCAGCTGGATCGGACCGTGGGGAGGAGGAACACCTTCATCGGGACGCCTTACTGGATGGCCCCTGAGGTCATCGCTTGCGACGAGAACCCAGACGCGACATACGACTACAGA AGCGATCTGTGGTCTACTGGCATCACAGCTATTGAGATGGCTGAAGGAGCGCCAC CACTTTGCGACATGCACCCAATGCGTGCGCTCTTCCTCATTCCCAGAAACCCTCCCCCCAGGCTCAAGTCTAAAAAATG GTCCAAAAAGTTCATCAGTTTCATCGAGGGCTCTCTGGTGAAGAACTACACGCAGCGGCCCCCCACGGAGCAGCTGCTGAAGCACCCCTTCATCCGAGACCAGCCCAACGAGAGGCAAGTCCGCATCCAGCTCAAAGACCACATCGACCGCACCAAGAAGAAGAGGGGGGAGAAAG ATGAGACGGAGTACGAGTACAGTGgcagtgaggaggaggaagaggacccCCCAGAGCAGGAGGGAGAGCCCAG CTCCATTGTCAATCAGCCAGGGGAATCCACGCTGCGCCGCGACTTCATCCGCCTGCAGCAGGAGAACAAGGAGCGCTCGGAGGCGCTGCGCCGCCAGCAGCACCTCCAGGAGCAGCAGCTCCGAGAGCAGGAGGAGTACAAGCGCCAGCTGCTGGCCGAGAGGCAGAAGCGCATCGAGCAGCAGAAGGAGCAGAGGAGGCGGCTGGAGGAG CAACAGCGTCGCGAGCGCGAGATGAGGAGGCAGCAGGAGCGAGAGCAGCGCCGCCGCGAGCAGGAGGACAAGAGGCGTGTCGAGGAGATGGATCGCAGACGTAAAGAAGAGGAAGAGCGCCGGCGGGCTGACGACGAGAAGAGGAGGAATGATCGGGAGCAG GATTACATCAGGCGCCAGCTGGAGGAGGAGCAGAGACACCTGGAGATGCTGCAGGAGCAGCTGCTGCGGGAACAGGCCATGCTGCTg TTGGCACAGGTTTGTCCGGCCGACAGCAGCTCTCGCCTCGCCCCCTCGCATCGACCCCACGCTCTGCAACAGGAGTTCAAGTGGCGGGAGCTGGAGGAGCAGCGCAAGGCCGAGCGTCTCCACCAGCGGCTGCAGCAGGAGCAGGCCTACCTGCTGTCGCTGCAGCACCAACCCAACAAGACCACGCCTCCACAGACCTCCACCCTGCCCCCTGACAGAGCCCTCCCCTCACCCCCTCACGCGCAGGTCCTCGACGCTGCTGTTTCCGTAGCAAAAGGCTCCTACGAGTCCTCCAGAGACCTTGACTCAATCCCCTCAGACAAATCCCAGAGCACCGACTCCGATGAGACTTGTCCAAACCAGCTCTcaaacccccccaccccctctcaGACTGAACCCCCTCACTCTGAACCTCCCCAGGCAGAGAGTCTGGAGCCCGATAGGCCGGTCAGTCCTCCtcctcagccaatcagagag GCAGACGAGAGGTACCGTAAGAACATTCAGGGCTCCCCTCAGGTCGCCCCCCCTCCCAAGCAGCCCCCTCTGCCTCCCCGATCCTCTGAACCTTTCTCCAACGGCGGCCCCTCCTCCTCCGAGGCCGTGGCCATGCAACGACCCATGGAGCCTCAG GTCCAGTGGTCCCACCTGGCTGCGTTAAAAAGCAGCATCAGCACCgccccctctcctcctcttcctcctcctcctccgcccgTGACGGTCTCTCGCTCGCAGTCCTTCAGCGAGCCCGCCGGCGTGAACTCTAGCTTTGCACAACTCCAGCTGGACCCCCAGCAGCACCCATCGCCCGCACGCACTGACCCCCAGCCTCCCCTCCACCACCCTCAGGGTCTCAGTAGGGCCGAGCCCCAGGTCAGCGGAGAGGAAGTTCCTCCCAAG GTACCGGTCAGGACCACCTCCAGGTCTCCAGTGCTGTCGCGCCGAGAGTCCCCTCTGCCCCAGCAGCCCGGGATCGCTGCCGGACCGAGGGTCGCTGCAGG TGTGGAGCAGCGGCCTCTGTGGGACCGGGTGGAGAAGCTGCAGCCGCGACCCGGCAGCGGCAGCTCCTCGGGATCCTCCAACTCCAGCTCTCAGGCCAGCCCTGGGGACCGCTTCAGGCCACGCTGTGAGTCCCCTG CTTCCTCCAAATCTGAAGGATCGCCTCTCCAGCGGCCTGAAAATGTTCCAAAGAAACCAGATGAAAAGAACCTGGCCAGGCCGACTCGACCAGCT GATCTGACAGCGCTTGCCAAGGAGCTTCGAGCAGTGGACGACCCGAGGCCTCCCCACAAGGTCACCGACTATTCCTCCTCCAGCGAGGACTCGGGCACCACCGACGAGGAAGACGACGAGGAGGTGGACCAGGAGGCGGGGGAGGAGTCCACCTCAGGACCCGAGGACTCCAGGGCTGG GAGGATGAGCAACGGGGAGACGGAGTCGGCTAAGACGATGCTGGTGGAGGACTCGGAGAACGAGAAAGGCATGACGTCTTCCAAGGACGGCACGCTGGTCATCAGACAG AGCACCGCTGACATTAAGCGGTTGGTCAatctctcctcttcctcgtcTTCCTCACCCTCGGCTGGTCACGTCCACGGCCAGCCCCAGACCCCCGGCCTCGCGGAGAAAAACGGCTTTGCCGGCCGCATTCACCACCTACCAGACCTTATCCAGCAGAGCCATcactccccctcctccaccacaaccatcccttcctcccccccctcctctccctccttccCCTCATCATCGAGCTATGCCAGTCCTGCCATGTCCCCACAGACCCCCCTGGACACGCTCACTGCCATGGAG TCCCAGTCAGAAAGCAACTCCATGTCCAAACACAAGTCTTCCTCTTCCTTCACTCCGTTCATCGACCCTCGTCTTCTCCAGATCTCTCCATCCAGCGGCAGCTCCCTCAACAACATTG CAGCATTTGGGCCCGATGGACGCCTGGCCGACCCGCTGAAGGCCGACCCGTCCCGCAAAGGCTCCGTTGTCAACGTCAACCCGGTCAACACGCGGCCGCCCAGCGACACGCCGGAGATCCGCAAGTACAAGAAGAGGTTCAACTCCGAGATCCTGTGTGCTGCTCTCTGGG GAGTGAACCTGCTGGTGGGGACGGAGAGCGGGCTGATGCTGCTGGACCGGAGCGGACAGGGGAAGGTCTACCCTCTGATCAACAGGAGACGCATCCAGCAGATGGACGTCCTGGAGGGACTCAATGTCCTGGTCACGATATCGG GTAAGAAGAACAAGCTGAGAGTGTACTACCTGTCGTGGCTGAGGAACAAGATTTTGCACAACGACCCCGAGGTGGAGAAGAAGCAGGGCTGGGTGAATGTGGGCGAGCTGGAGGGCTGCGTCCACTACAAAGTCG TGAAGTATGAGAGGATTAAGTTCTTGGTGCTGGCTCTGAAGAACGCTGTGGAGGTGTACGCCTGGGCCCCCAAACCCTACCACAAGTTCATGGCGTTTAAG TCTTTTGGTGATCTGGTGCACAAGCCTCTGCTGGTGGACCTGACTGTGGAGGAAGGTCAGAGGTTAAAGGTCATCTACGGCTCCTGTTCAGGCTTCCATGCTGTGGATGTGGACTCTGGCGCCGTCTACGACATCTACCTGCCCACACAT ATCCAGACCAGCATTCAGTGCCACGCCATCATCATCCTGCCCAACACGGACGGCATCGAGCTGCTGGTGTGCTACGAGGACGAGGGCGTCTACGTCAACACCTACGGCCGCATCACCAAGGACGTGGTGCTGCAGTGGGGAGAAATGCCAACTTCAGTGG CCTACATTAGGTCAAACCAGATCATGGGCTGGGGCGAGAAGGCCATAGAGATCCGCTCCGTGGAGACGGGTCACCTGGACGGCGTCTTCATGCACAAGAGAGCCCAGAGACTCAAGTTCCTGTGTGAGAGGAACGACAAG GTCTTCTTTGCCTCTGTGCGCACTGGAGGCGCCAGCCAGGTGTATTTCATGACCCTGGGTCGCTCCTCCCTCATGAGCTGGTAG
- the map4k4 gene encoding mitogen-activated protein kinase kinase kinase kinase 4 isoform X1, with protein MANDSPAKSLVDIDLASLRDPAGIFELVEVVGNGTYGQVYKGRHVKTGQLAAIKVMDVTEDEEEEIKLEINMLKKYSHHRNIATYYGAFIKKSPPGHDDQLWLVMEFCGAGSITDLVKNTKGNQLKEDWIAYISREILRGLAHLHAHHVIHRDIKGQNVLLTENAEVKLVDFGVSAQLDRTVGRRNTFIGTPYWMAPEVIACDENPDATYDYRSDLWSTGITAIEMAEGAPPLCDMHPMRALFLIPRNPPPRLKSKKWSKKFISFIEGSLVKNYTQRPPTEQLLKHPFIRDQPNERQVRIQLKDHIDRTKKKRGEKDETEYEYSGSEEEEEDPPEQEGEPSSIVNQPGESTLRRDFIRLQQENKERSEALRRQQHLQEQQLREQEEYKRQLLAERQKRIEQQKEQRRRLEEQQRREREMRRQQEREQRRREQEDKRRVEEMDRRRKEEEERRRADDEKRRNDREQDYIRRQLEEEQRHLEMLQEQLLREQAMLLLAQVCPADSSSRLAPSHRPHALQQEFKWRELEEQRKAERLHQRLQQEQAYLLSLQHQPNKTTPPQTSTLPPDRALPSPPHAQVLDAAVSVAKGSYESSRDLDSIPSDKSQSTDSDETCPNQLSNPPTPSQTEPPHSEPPQAESLEPDRPVSPPPQPIREADERYRKNIQGSPQVAPPPKQPPLPPRSSEPFSNGGPSSSEAVAMQRPMEPQVQWSHLAALKSSISTAPSPPLPPPPPPVTVSRSQSFSEPAGVNSSFAQLQLDPQQHPSPARTDPQPPLHHPQGLSRAEPQVSGEEVPPKVPVRTTSRSPVLSRRESPLPQQPGIAAGPRVAAGVEQRPLWDRVEKLQPRPGSGSSSGSSNSSSQASPGDRFRPRCESPASSKSEGSPLQRPENVPKKPDEKNLARPTRPADLTALAKELRAVDDPRPPHKVTDYSSSSEDSGTTDEEDDEEVDQEAGEESTSGPEDSRAGFPHGFRRRMSNGETESAKTMLVEDSENEKGMTSSKDGTLVIRQSTADIKRLVNLSSSSSSSPSAGHVHGQPQTPGLAEKNGFAGRIHHLPDLIQQSHHSPSSTTTIPSSPPSSPSFPSSSSYASPAMSPQTPLDTLTAMESQSESNSMSKHKSSSSFTPFIDPRLLQISPSSGSSLNNIAAFGPDGRLADPLKADPSRKGSVVNVNPVNTRPPSDTPEIRKYKKRFNSEILCAALWGVNLLVGTESGLMLLDRSGQGKVYPLINRRRIQQMDVLEGLNVLVTISGKKNKLRVYYLSWLRNKILHNDPEVEKKQGWVNVGELEGCVHYKVVKYERIKFLVLALKNAVEVYAWAPKPYHKFMAFKSFGDLVHKPLLVDLTVEEGQRLKVIYGSCSGFHAVDVDSGAVYDIYLPTHIQTSIQCHAIIILPNTDGIELLVCYEDEGVYVNTYGRITKDVVLQWGEMPTSVAYIRSNQIMGWGEKAIEIRSVETGHLDGVFMHKRAQRLKFLCERNDKVFFASVRTGGASQVYFMTLGRSSLMSW; from the exons GGACGACATGTCAAGACTGGACAGCTGGCTGCCATCAAAGTCATGGACGTCACGGAG gatgaagaggaggaaatTAAACTGGAGATCAATATGCTGAAGAAGTATTCCCACCACCGAAACATAGCCACCTACTACGGTGCTTTCATTAAGAAGAGCCCCCCGGGACACGATGACCAGCTCTGG TTGGTGATGGAGTTCTGTGGAGCTGGGTCCATCACAGACCTGGTGAAGAACACGAAGGGGAACCAGCTGAAGGAAGACTGGATCGCCTACATCTCCAGAGAGATCCTTAGG GGTCTGGCCCACCTTCACGCCCACCACGTCATCCACCGTGACATCAAGGGTCAAAACGTCCTGTTGACTGAGAATGCAGAAGTGAAACTGG TGGACTTTGGTGTCAGTGCTCAGCTGGATCGGACCGTGGGGAGGAGGAACACCTTCATCGGGACGCCTTACTGGATGGCCCCTGAGGTCATCGCTTGCGACGAGAACCCAGACGCGACATACGACTACAGA AGCGATCTGTGGTCTACTGGCATCACAGCTATTGAGATGGCTGAAGGAGCGCCAC CACTTTGCGACATGCACCCAATGCGTGCGCTCTTCCTCATTCCCAGAAACCCTCCCCCCAGGCTCAAGTCTAAAAAATG GTCCAAAAAGTTCATCAGTTTCATCGAGGGCTCTCTGGTGAAGAACTACACGCAGCGGCCCCCCACGGAGCAGCTGCTGAAGCACCCCTTCATCCGAGACCAGCCCAACGAGAGGCAAGTCCGCATCCAGCTCAAAGACCACATCGACCGCACCAAGAAGAAGAGGGGGGAGAAAG ATGAGACGGAGTACGAGTACAGTGgcagtgaggaggaggaagaggacccCCCAGAGCAGGAGGGAGAGCCCAG CTCCATTGTCAATCAGCCAGGGGAATCCACGCTGCGCCGCGACTTCATCCGCCTGCAGCAGGAGAACAAGGAGCGCTCGGAGGCGCTGCGCCGCCAGCAGCACCTCCAGGAGCAGCAGCTCCGAGAGCAGGAGGAGTACAAGCGCCAGCTGCTGGCCGAGAGGCAGAAGCGCATCGAGCAGCAGAAGGAGCAGAGGAGGCGGCTGGAGGAG CAACAGCGTCGCGAGCGCGAGATGAGGAGGCAGCAGGAGCGAGAGCAGCGCCGCCGCGAGCAGGAGGACAAGAGGCGTGTCGAGGAGATGGATCGCAGACGTAAAGAAGAGGAAGAGCGCCGGCGGGCTGACGACGAGAAGAGGAGGAATGATCGGGAGCAG GATTACATCAGGCGCCAGCTGGAGGAGGAGCAGAGACACCTGGAGATGCTGCAGGAGCAGCTGCTGCGGGAACAGGCCATGCTGCTg TTGGCACAGGTTTGTCCGGCCGACAGCAGCTCTCGCCTCGCCCCCTCGCATCGACCCCACGCTCTGCAACAGGAGTTCAAGTGGCGGGAGCTGGAGGAGCAGCGCAAGGCCGAGCGTCTCCACCAGCGGCTGCAGCAGGAGCAGGCCTACCTGCTGTCGCTGCAGCACCAACCCAACAAGACCACGCCTCCACAGACCTCCACCCTGCCCCCTGACAGAGCCCTCCCCTCACCCCCTCACGCGCAGGTCCTCGACGCTGCTGTTTCCGTAGCAAAAGGCTCCTACGAGTCCTCCAGAGACCTTGACTCAATCCCCTCAGACAAATCCCAGAGCACCGACTCCGATGAGACTTGTCCAAACCAGCTCTcaaacccccccaccccctctcaGACTGAACCCCCTCACTCTGAACCTCCCCAGGCAGAGAGTCTGGAGCCCGATAGGCCGGTCAGTCCTCCtcctcagccaatcagagag GCAGACGAGAGGTACCGTAAGAACATTCAGGGCTCCCCTCAGGTCGCCCCCCCTCCCAAGCAGCCCCCTCTGCCTCCCCGATCCTCTGAACCTTTCTCCAACGGCGGCCCCTCCTCCTCCGAGGCCGTGGCCATGCAACGACCCATGGAGCCTCAG GTCCAGTGGTCCCACCTGGCTGCGTTAAAAAGCAGCATCAGCACCgccccctctcctcctcttcctcctcctcctccgcccgTGACGGTCTCTCGCTCGCAGTCCTTCAGCGAGCCCGCCGGCGTGAACTCTAGCTTTGCACAACTCCAGCTGGACCCCCAGCAGCACCCATCGCCCGCACGCACTGACCCCCAGCCTCCCCTCCACCACCCTCAGGGTCTCAGTAGGGCCGAGCCCCAGGTCAGCGGAGAGGAAGTTCCTCCCAAG GTACCGGTCAGGACCACCTCCAGGTCTCCAGTGCTGTCGCGCCGAGAGTCCCCTCTGCCCCAGCAGCCCGGGATCGCTGCCGGACCGAGGGTCGCTGCAGG TGTGGAGCAGCGGCCTCTGTGGGACCGGGTGGAGAAGCTGCAGCCGCGACCCGGCAGCGGCAGCTCCTCGGGATCCTCCAACTCCAGCTCTCAGGCCAGCCCTGGGGACCGCTTCAGGCCACGCTGTGAGTCCCCTG CTTCCTCCAAATCTGAAGGATCGCCTCTCCAGCGGCCTGAAAATGTTCCAAAGAAACCAGATGAAAAGAACCTGGCCAGGCCGACTCGACCAGCT GATCTGACAGCGCTTGCCAAGGAGCTTCGAGCAGTGGACGACCCGAGGCCTCCCCACAAGGTCACCGACTATTCCTCCTCCAGCGAGGACTCGGGCACCACCGACGAGGAAGACGACGAGGAGGTGGACCAGGAGGCGGGGGAGGAGTCCACCTCAGGACCCGAGGACTCCAGGGCTGG ATTTCCCCATGGCTTCCGCAGGAGGATGAGCAACGGGGAGACGGAGTCGGCTAAGACGATGCTGGTGGAGGACTCGGAGAACGAGAAAGGCATGACGTCTTCCAAGGACGGCACGCTGGTCATCAGACAG AGCACCGCTGACATTAAGCGGTTGGTCAatctctcctcttcctcgtcTTCCTCACCCTCGGCTGGTCACGTCCACGGCCAGCCCCAGACCCCCGGCCTCGCGGAGAAAAACGGCTTTGCCGGCCGCATTCACCACCTACCAGACCTTATCCAGCAGAGCCATcactccccctcctccaccacaaccatcccttcctcccccccctcctctccctccttccCCTCATCATCGAGCTATGCCAGTCCTGCCATGTCCCCACAGACCCCCCTGGACACGCTCACTGCCATGGAG TCCCAGTCAGAAAGCAACTCCATGTCCAAACACAAGTCTTCCTCTTCCTTCACTCCGTTCATCGACCCTCGTCTTCTCCAGATCTCTCCATCCAGCGGCAGCTCCCTCAACAACATTG CAGCATTTGGGCCCGATGGACGCCTGGCCGACCCGCTGAAGGCCGACCCGTCCCGCAAAGGCTCCGTTGTCAACGTCAACCCGGTCAACACGCGGCCGCCCAGCGACACGCCGGAGATCCGCAAGTACAAGAAGAGGTTCAACTCCGAGATCCTGTGTGCTGCTCTCTGGG GAGTGAACCTGCTGGTGGGGACGGAGAGCGGGCTGATGCTGCTGGACCGGAGCGGACAGGGGAAGGTCTACCCTCTGATCAACAGGAGACGCATCCAGCAGATGGACGTCCTGGAGGGACTCAATGTCCTGGTCACGATATCGG GTAAGAAGAACAAGCTGAGAGTGTACTACCTGTCGTGGCTGAGGAACAAGATTTTGCACAACGACCCCGAGGTGGAGAAGAAGCAGGGCTGGGTGAATGTGGGCGAGCTGGAGGGCTGCGTCCACTACAAAGTCG TGAAGTATGAGAGGATTAAGTTCTTGGTGCTGGCTCTGAAGAACGCTGTGGAGGTGTACGCCTGGGCCCCCAAACCCTACCACAAGTTCATGGCGTTTAAG TCTTTTGGTGATCTGGTGCACAAGCCTCTGCTGGTGGACCTGACTGTGGAGGAAGGTCAGAGGTTAAAGGTCATCTACGGCTCCTGTTCAGGCTTCCATGCTGTGGATGTGGACTCTGGCGCCGTCTACGACATCTACCTGCCCACACAT ATCCAGACCAGCATTCAGTGCCACGCCATCATCATCCTGCCCAACACGGACGGCATCGAGCTGCTGGTGTGCTACGAGGACGAGGGCGTCTACGTCAACACCTACGGCCGCATCACCAAGGACGTGGTGCTGCAGTGGGGAGAAATGCCAACTTCAGTGG CCTACATTAGGTCAAACCAGATCATGGGCTGGGGCGAGAAGGCCATAGAGATCCGCTCCGTGGAGACGGGTCACCTGGACGGCGTCTTCATGCACAAGAGAGCCCAGAGACTCAAGTTCCTGTGTGAGAGGAACGACAAG GTCTTCTTTGCCTCTGTGCGCACTGGAGGCGCCAGCCAGGTGTATTTCATGACCCTGGGTCGCTCCTCCCTCATGAGCTGGTAG